GTTCATCCGTTCCTCCGCAAACCCGGCCCGCTCCAGCCCCACTTTGTTGTAGGCCCGGACGGCCGAGGGATTGCCGTCAACCATGAGGTAGGGAGGGACATCCTGGGTGATCTTGGACATTCCCCCCGTCATGCAGTAGGTGCCCACCCGGCAGAATTGGTGCACCCCGGTCATCCCGCCGAAGACGACGTGATCCTCGATCACGACATGACCGGCCAAGGTGGTGTTGTTGCTCGCGATGATGTGGCTTCCCAGCACACAATCATGGGCCACATGGGTGTAGGCGAGAAGGTGGTTGTGATCGCCGATGATCGTTTCGCTCTCGGCGGCGGTGGCCGTATGGACGGTGACGAATTCTCTGAATACGTTGTGGGTGCCGATCCGGAGACCGGGCTGCCCGCCCCGATACTTGAGATCCTGGGTGCGCTGACCGAGGCAGGCGTAGGGAAAGACCTCGCAATGCGGGCCGAGACTCGTTCGTCCCTCGACGCAGGCATGGTGATGGACGGTCGTGCCGCGGCCGATGGTGACTTCCGGACCGATAAAGGCAAAGGCCCCGATCCGGACCTCCTCAGCCAGGACCGCACCGTCCGAAATAATCGCAGTCGGATGGATCAGACTCATTTCAAGGCAGGGTCGAACGTCAATCGGATGGCTCGGCATCGATCAGGGCGAACATCAGCTCGCCGCTGGAAACCACTTCACCATCCACGGTGCAGGTGGCCTCGGCCACTCCTATCTTGTTGCCGCGGCTCTTGGTCAGACGGGCCCGGATGACGAGTTGATCGCCCGGCCTGACCGCCTTGCGGAACTTGACCTTGTCGCAGCTCATGAAAAAGGCGGTCTTGCCCTCATTGCTCGTGCGCCGCAGCATGATGATCCCGGCCGCCTGGGCCATCGCCTCGATCTGGAGGACGCCGGGCATGACCGGCTCGCCCGGAAAGTGCCCCAGAAAATAGGGCTCGTTATAGGTAACGTTTTTCACCGCCGTCAGTTCTTCGTCCCCGACGAACTCGACCACCTTGTCGACCATCAGGAACGGATAGCGATGCGGCAGGGTGTCGAGGACCCGCTTGATATCAAGGGAGGTCTCCGTCGGCAGGACGGTGCCGCGCCGGGCCTTCGGCTTCTTGCGTTTGCGACCGCTCTCCAGCTTCTCCGCGAGCGCCTTGGTCAGGTCGGCGTTGATGGCGTGGCCGGGTCGAACGGCGACGATATGGGCGTGGAGCGGCCGGCCCAGCAGGAGGATGTCGCCGACGATATCCAGAATCTTGTGACGGACGAACTCATCGGGAAAGCGAAGCGGTTCCTTCGAGATGATCTTGTCACCCTTCAGGACCACGGCACAGTCGAGACTGCCCCCCTTGATCTTCCCCATCTTGATCAGCTCCTCGATATCCTCATAGATCGTGAAGGTCCGGGCCGCCGCGATCTGGGTCGCGTAGATTTCCGGATCGATGGTGATCGAAAGGTGCTGGGTGTGGATGCCCCGATCGTCGGCCGAGGTGCAGGTGATCTTCAGCTGATCCGAAGGCAGGGCGATGAGAGATGAATTCCCGCGGGTGACCGAGACGGGCTCCTCCAGGTCATAATATTCCCGGTCGCGATCCTGTTCCACCGGTTCGCCTTCGATGATGAGGTTGACGAAGGGCCGGGCGGACCCGTCCATGATCGGAGGTTCGCTGGCGTTCATCTCGACCACGACATTGTCGATCGCGTAGCCGTGCAGGGCGCTCAGGACATGCT
This sequence is a window from Opitutaceae bacterium. Protein-coding genes within it:
- the lpxA gene encoding acyl-ACP--UDP-N-acetylglucosamine O-acyltransferase, which gives rise to MSLIHPTAIISDGAVLAEEVRIGAFAFIGPEVTIGRGTTVHHHACVEGRTSLGPHCEVFPYACLGQRTQDLKYRGGQPGLRIGTHNVFREFVTVHTATAAESETIIGDHNHLLAYTHVAHDCVLGSHIIASNNTTLAGHVVIEDHVVFGGMTGVHQFCRVGTYCMTGGMSKITQDVPPYLMVDGNPSAVRAYNKVGLERAGFAEERMNRVKFAFRALYREGLNRAQALEKIAGHPEAASEELTAFLDFARLSSRGFVPGHRD
- a CDS encoding bifunctional UDP-3-O-[3-hydroxymyristoyl] N-acetylglucosamine deacetylase/3-hydroxyacyl-ACP dehydratase, coding for MKQRTLLREVSLTGTALHTGDNVTLTLKPAPVDHGVVFRRVDLHGSPEIKPHISQVTDLVRSTTITSGHAQIHTVEHVLSALHGYAIDNVVVEMNASEPPIMDGSARPFVNLIIEGEPVEQDRDREYYDLEEPVSVTRGNSSLIALPSDQLKITCTSADDRGIHTQHLSITIDPEIYATQIAAARTFTIYEDIEELIKMGKIKGGSLDCAVVLKGDKIISKEPLRFPDEFVRHKILDIVGDILLLGRPLHAHIVAVRPGHAINADLTKALAEKLESGRKRKKPKARRGTVLPTETSLDIKRVLDTLPHRYPFLMVDKVVEFVGDEELTAVKNVTYNEPYFLGHFPGEPVMPGVLQIEAMAQAAGIIMLRRTSNEGKTAFFMSCDKVKFRKAVRPGDQLVIRARLTKSRGNKIGVAEATCTVDGEVVSSGELMFALIDAEPSD